A portion of the Myxococcaceae bacterium JPH2 genome contains these proteins:
- a CDS encoding glycosyltransferase family 4 protein, giving the protein MSTTGPIALDATLWDEPTTGIGLYTRCLGEALQSLGVRVERLGARTSGEAPRGAQGRTAWTLARLPQVLQRTAPPLFHALGNFNLPLTRVAGTAYVVTVHDLIPLQMPETVSKAFRWQFRLWLGRSLTLADRVLCVSERTRKDLVARYPEAEAKAVVVHNGVDHVVAPQLDPTSEDFLRALALPRDFVLYAGSLDVRKNVELVLDALERLQARGRAVPLVLAGQSWFGSGRVESRIARMRAEGLDVRALGYQSDAVFYELMRRAAVFVFPSRYEGFGLPPLEAMHLGTPTIVSNAGALPEVCGDAALAVRPDDAEGLALALTRLLDSPEERAALAEKGRQHAARYTWRRNAEQTLALYDSVLSGR; this is encoded by the coding sequence GTGTCCACCACCGGACCCATCGCCCTCGACGCCACCCTCTGGGACGAGCCCACGACAGGCATCGGCCTGTACACGCGTTGTCTGGGCGAAGCGCTGCAATCCCTGGGCGTCCGCGTGGAGCGATTGGGGGCGAGGACGAGCGGGGAGGCGCCCCGGGGCGCGCAGGGCCGCACCGCGTGGACGCTGGCCCGGCTGCCTCAGGTGCTCCAGCGCACCGCGCCGCCGCTGTTCCATGCCCTAGGCAACTTCAATCTTCCGCTGACACGCGTTGCGGGCACGGCCTATGTCGTCACCGTGCATGATCTGATCCCGCTCCAGATGCCAGAGACGGTGTCGAAGGCGTTCCGGTGGCAGTTCCGCCTGTGGCTCGGCCGCAGCCTCACACTGGCGGACCGGGTCCTGTGCGTGAGCGAGCGGACCCGCAAGGACCTGGTCGCACGCTACCCGGAGGCCGAGGCCAAGGCCGTGGTGGTGCACAACGGCGTGGACCACGTGGTGGCGCCCCAGCTGGACCCCACCAGCGAGGACTTCCTCCGAGCGCTCGCGCTGCCCAGGGACTTCGTGCTGTACGCGGGCTCGCTCGATGTCCGCAAGAACGTGGAGCTGGTGCTGGATGCGCTGGAGCGGCTGCAAGCGCGCGGTCGCGCTGTCCCGCTCGTGCTCGCGGGGCAGAGCTGGTTCGGCTCGGGCCGGGTGGAGTCGCGCATCGCTCGGATGCGCGCGGAGGGGCTGGACGTGCGCGCGCTCGGCTACCAATCCGACGCCGTGTTCTATGAGCTGATGCGCCGCGCCGCGGTGTTCGTCTTCCCGTCTCGCTACGAGGGCTTCGGCCTGCCTCCGCTGGAGGCCATGCACCTGGGCACGCCCACCATCGTGTCCAACGCGGGGGCGCTTCCGGAGGTCTGCGGCGACGCGGCCCTCGCGGTGCGGCCCGATGACGCCGAGGGACTGGCCCTGGCCCTCACGCGGCTCCTCGATTCTCCCGAGGAGCGGGCCGCGCTGGCAGAGAAGGGGCGCCAGCACGCGGCCCGCTACACGTGGCGACGCAACGCCGAGCAGACGCTGGCGTTGTACGACTCCGTGCTCAGCGGACGGTGA